TTGAGGTAACCCTCTTGGCTTTTGGAGCgcaaagagatggaaaacactgcccaaaatccccccgGAGAACCCACAAATCCTCCAAAATATTGTCCCTAAACCATCAATTCTCCCTTAAAAACCTCTGAAATTGTGGAACTTTAGACATCTTTGAtcaatttatttcatttaatagCAGCCTGTTTTGGCTGTTtttaagggatgaagatgaaggaaaagaaaattgaggccaaaccaaaaggagagaagcagccaggtgtgttcccagcatggatcacaagGAACGTAAGTGACATGGGcggtgcccaaagtgcctcctccagtgcgGGGTGAAGCAgaagcagcgcacgaagctctcgcactcggggcactcacagggcttcccttagcggtgcctccgttggtgttggggcaagtgagagctgctggagaagctcttcccacactggggacacccgtagggcctctcccctgtgtgactctgatagtgtcggaggagatgggagctggtctgaaaccccttcccacactcggaacactcgtagggcctctccccagtgtggatcctctggtgctggaTCAGCTCAGagctccacctgaagctcttcccgcacttcatgcacgtgtggggcttctccccatcatggagcaccagctccgagctctggctccatctccagccgccttcccggcccaggctggctctttccccctcagatccccgccagctgcatttgcagcccctccttgtgcagcatctccagggcttttcctccccgttggcttcctgcaccatggagccgctcaaaacagcctctgccaccaggttctgccgcgggcatttgtcctccctgctctccatgctcagctcctgctctgggggaggaaggacaaggacaggatgggatttgcctccgtgccacaggcaagggcaaggagattcccccagggctgagctgcagccgggtccgcgctgggctgggagatggagcag
The nucleotide sequence above comes from Melospiza melodia melodia isolate bMelMel2 unplaced genomic scaffold, bMelMel2.pri scaffold_35, whole genome shotgun sequence. Encoded proteins:
- the LOC134434384 gene encoding zinc finger protein 70-like — protein: MPTDTEAEQELSMESREDKCPRQNLVAEAVLSGSMVQEANGEEKPWRCCTRRGCKCSWRGSEGERASLGREGGWRWSQSSELVLHDGEKPHTCMKCGKSFRWSSELIQHQRIHTGERPYECSECGKGFQTSSHLLRHYQSHTGERPYGCPQCGKSFSSSSHLPQHQRRHR